From the Odontesthes bonariensis isolate fOdoBon6 chromosome 9, fOdoBon6.hap1, whole genome shotgun sequence genome, the window AATGCAGGACAAACTGCAAAGGTCAGTTGAGGAGATATGGTGTTTAACACATGCTTACTTTGCAAAcacccatccatctattttctatacccaaaaaacaaatgttaaaattaataaatcaatGAATAAAACATACAATTCGTATGTCCTATCCCATGATGGCTGTACTTAATAAGATACCCTCTCTTTTCTTTCCTAGATCATCCTAAACTCCATGCACAAGTACCAGCCCAGGCTTCATATAGTAAAAGCTGATGAAAACAACGCCTTTGGATCCAAGAACACTGCCTACTGTACTCATGTCTTTCATGAGACCACCTTCATTTCTGTAACCTCATATCAAAACCACAAGGTATATGAACCACATCTATAGTGTTTACTCCAGATAAGAAAAAAGTGGACATTCCCGCACTCCTTACTATTCTGAGTAGCCTGTCCAAAGGTATATCATGTTTGTCTCATTTAGAAAGCTGAGAGGGTGTAATGTATATTTAGTCATTAAAATGTAAATAGGAGTGCTTCGATGGTACAGGAGTTCCTCCTGCCCATGACAGAAAATGCTGTTGGTTGGAAACAGTTGCCTAAAACATAGATTGATTATAGATTTATTCCCATCACTCCAAGTGCTTCAATGAAATATCTTCTCCTTAGATAACTCAGCTGAAGATAGAAAACAATCCCTTTGCTAAAGGATTCCGAGGCAGCGAAGAAGGAGACCTGCGTGTTTCAAGACTACAGGGGTATgttaatgcaaaaaaataatcaaacaaaacaagaaaccaAAAGTAAAACTAATCTATTTAGTATACTGAAACTCTCGTTGAGATGTCTTTGAGTTGAATTATAAAAAATCTACTCAAGAATTCTACTTCACCTCcttgtctgtttctgttctgttgCTGCTACTCATGCATAGGAAAGAATATCCAGTCATTTCAAAGAACCTGGTTCGCCAGAGGATCATTTCCTCACACAGTCACCTCGCAGGGAAACTTCGAGCAGGGGTTTTCACGGGGCACCCTCAAGTCCTTTCCTCCTATCAGTATGAGACTGGGGTTCCCTTGTCTAACTCAGAATCCCAAGATCCCATGTCGAACCACTTCCCTCAGAGCAGAGACCCCAGCCTTATGTATCACTGCTTCAAACACAGAGGtatgttcttattttttttttgaagatcATATAAATCCCACACAATATGACACAGAagtattattttctttaaatgaaaACTTTGCAGTTGATTATATCACTCTGCAGATAATACCAGACACTTGGAGCTTGGATGTAAGCGGCCATATCTGGAATCATCATCTGTGGTGTCAGATGAGCATTACTTTCATTCACCTCCATCGTACGAGTCGCCCCTACTGTCTCATCCATACTGCACTGAGGCGATCACTTCCAGAGAAGCTTGTATGTACAGTAGTATGGAGGCAGAGTCTGGATCTGGGGCAGTGGACACTGATGATCTGACTAACTCTACTTCAGTTAATTGCAACATGTGGGCGACAGTGCAGCCCTTTCCTCGTTACAGCGTTGATGGCGTTCCCTACCAGCCCTTCACCGCTCACTTCACCAACTCTACCCCCGTCACCCCCATGGTACCACATTCCACATCGTCAATTGTGTCACGACCACAGGCTGACTTGGGGGTCTACAACTCGGCAACGGTCCAGAGAGGTCTGTCCATCATACCACCGTCAACCTCCTCTTCATGTGGCTCTTCGGCTGTCCCTGGCTCCAGACATAGGTTAGATCATCCATCTCTGTACAACAAGAGGCCGGGGTCACCGCTTCGGCCGGAGAGACATTTCTCAGCCTATTCTACACAAGGCACTATATCCATCAGAGATTCATCCTATCAGTACCAAGTGGGGCTTGGTAGTACAGGGAGTCACTGGACTGATAGCGAATGTGGGAGAGTTTTCTCCAATGTATGAGTCTGAAATTATTCAAGATTCCCATGAGGACTTTGGATGCCAATCAATGCTAATGAAGTACACCCATAGTCACTGCCAAATTGCACCCCAAATCCTTCCACAGCTGTGAATTCTTACTGAATCAGTGCTCCATGCAATATTTGTGCAGTGAACAGTTGCTGGCCTCACCATCACTTATGTTGATAAGCATAAGTGATCATATACAGTAAGGTGGTTTTCTCATACTCAAATGCTAATTGTAGCTTTAAGCTGCACTTGAAGAATGTCAGAATGAACAATGAGCTAGCAGGCACAAGAAGAGTTGCACTTTCCCAGTGTTCTGTAAAACCTATGCAGTTAGTGTCAGTATGCTAACCTGAAATAAAAGCaggaggacaaagaaaagttcaAACAGGAAAATGATCAGTTCCAGCACTTTGAAATTTATACAGTACGATTTAGACACATAACAACTTATTCAGGGAAGTCAGCAGTCAAGGCTACCATTACCACAGCAGTTCAGTTCACCTGTCAATACTCTCTGAATTCCCCTTTAATGGCACCATGTTTCTTTTCTGAAAGCTAATTCATGTGTTGAGTCTTGCTGTTATAATTAATATAGCAGCTCAGTCTTACAATGAAACTCACAAGGTGTACTTGTCCACTGACAGTGAAGTCCAAAGATAAAAAGTTGCTGGATAAAATTAAGTTGGATGGGACTTAAactcaaaactaaaaaaaaatgattgagtCTTTATCGTGGAACTGCCACATTTTGTAGAGTGGACGGTGAGAGACTGTGCTGAGTATAGCATCTCAGAGGCTTTTGGAGGTAATCTGTTTTTGCATAATCCTGTTGTGTCCAAGCTTGACGCTCCATTGCGGGGGTGAAAGTTTAAGTGCCTTGATGCCAAACATACATTAAGCCAGTTTCATGATCATTGACTGACTAAAGTGAACACATTTGGTTGGTTGGTATTTCCAGCAGCAGAATGGTATATACAatattgacaaaaaataaaactgatgaataaataaagataaaaaaagaatgGCCTTGTTTCTGGAAATGTTGTGGCTGGGTGGTTAGAAAGATCAAACCTTTGTTGATTTGGGCTTATTAAGGACTTTGTTGAGAATAAGAAACATGTACAATAAAACCAGTCTTGAAAAGGCTTTCATGTTGAAAATTTGTAATGACTTGTTAAGTTATCAAAGACAAATAATTCACAATGTGCCAACATTAGATACATTTTGATATACAGGGAGATTGATCATACAGAACATATATATAACTGTCACAAATTCTAATTTCTTCTTTTTAGCTCTCCAAGAATACTCACCTTAGTTTTTCTTCAGTGTGTCACTTAAATCAAGTATAAGACATATGACAAAAACTGCCCATCATTACAGTTCAAATATATGTTGGTCTAATGGGGAAAGCAACACTCATTTTGAGGAAACATTGTGTTATAAGTAAAAGTCTGAGCCACACTACTGTTTGGGTGTCACAGCTTAGCACCAACTCTAAACAGAACAGTGACAACAAAGAATTCTCAGgatgaaatgaaagaaatgacagaagtGTTGTCAAGCCATGACGAGGTACAGAAAAGAGAGCTGCACACTTTCAAATGACAAAATCTCTGACGGACAGCAAACATAAAACAACTTGAAGGACAGTGGGGGTGAGGAGATTAGGAGTTTGATATCAGGAGAAAGTAGAGTTGGAATTTGAATTGAGAAAGGGACTATTTGTCACATGTGCTGGTTAACCCCACAATTAATCATTTAAACATCGTCCctttttgcttttaaattcaAGATTTTTGAAAATATAAAGATTTCTGCACACATGATCAATAAAGAAACATGATTAAAATTACAATTTTTGTCTAACAAgtcaatgaaatgaaattaactTGGATTAAATTCAGTTTGATCATATTCTGGCTATGAGAACTGTTCCCTTCCATTAAAGTGTAATGaatgaatgctttttttttttaacatgttataacaaaaatagaacaaaaccagaaaagtaaagaaaaacaaaccaaacaaacaataGTCCTAATAACCTAATATGCTCAAAAAGGAGTAGGAAGAAGCACAATCTTATTTAATCTTATCTAATTATTTGCAGAAACCGTATTCTTGTACCACTTTTAAAATTGGATCGTGCTTGGACATTCTTTAGCCCATTCAACAGCTTCACTCCACAAACCGAGATGCTAAAACTTGAAGTTGTACGAACACAGATGTTTTTTAAATGCCCCCTCAAATTTTAACCCCAATCTCTTTCAAAAAAGTTAGAAATTATGTAAATTTTCAATTTGTGCAGTGTGAAATTGAACCACATCTGtgtattttaatatttttgaattgaaGAAAAGTTAAGTCCTGTGATGTCTGTAACCAGTATAATGAATAATTCTCATGACCCTTTTTTGCAGTATCGAtttctatttctttatttaaccaggtgAACCCCATTGAGATCGAAATCTCATTTTCAAGGATCGATAACAATGATAATGAACATTTCTATGTATTGCCCCAAACCTTTGAAGAGTAAATTAAATAAGGTGAAACCAGTGAACAGTAGAGAATGTGGAGTGAATTGTTGTCCACAATGTGTTTAGTTTTACTCAGTTCTGAAATGCTTCTAGAAACCTTTTCATGTTTCATGAGATTTCCAGCTTCTTTTATCACCCCAAGGCActtatttttgtctctttcaataTTTACACCATCAATATGTATCTGTATATTTGTAATTCCCTAATAACATAGTTTTCCTCTGACTTAGATTTAAAGATAGCTCTTTACTGTCCAATCGCTTTTTTAATTGACATATTTCCAAGCGGGTTTATCCATGAACTCCTTTAAATTCCTACCAgaacaaaaatatttaaaaaatttatatcaaaaataaagtttgaatattTTGATACcttaaaaatgtaatttatataCATAATAAACCACTGGGGAACACTAAAACCAGTGATGAGGAATATTATCCCATCTTCACAAATTGTCTTCTGTTCCTTAAAACTTTTCACCCGGTGCAATACTATCCCCCTGATCACGTTCCATTCGAGTATATTGATTAATATGTTGTGATTGATTCTATCAAATGTTTTTTCATGATCAAGGAACGCTCCAACTGCATATGGATTCTGATCAATAGCATTTGTAACACCCTCTATTGAATCAATTAATGCCAGTGATGTTTGACCTGAATCCATATTGACTGTCAGAGTATTTTGTGCTTATCTAAGAATGGTTCTAGTCGATTATTGAACAATTTTTCTGGAGAATTATGGAAGTAGAGAAACAGACCTGTCTATCCCCAGCTGTATTCAGCAGCACAACGTCAGCTATTTTCATATGGTTTGGATAAATGACCAGTGTGAAATGATAACTCACTGATGTATGTTAGAGGTCCTGAGATCCCTTCTATCAACTTCTTCACAATTTTTATATCAATGTCATTACAATCTGTGGATGTTttgcttttatatttttttataatatCAAATATTTACTGTATTTTTCCTCCACTGCTGTCAGGAGCATTGATTTAGGATTCCTTAAAATCAAGGTGTCATGATGGTCTTCAGATGGCAGTGGCTCGGGATTCGCCCAacactttaataaaaaaaatttaaaactaTTGACCGGATCAACAAGGTTGTCTTTTATGATTTAATTGTCAATAAAGTATTGAGGGTAGCTCTGTTGTTCTGAACTGTTTTAATATATCTCATATTTCTTTTATATTATGTTTGTTATTACTCAATATTCCATGATAATACTCCTTCCTACATTATCtgtatttttcatatttattgttttcctctttagtttttttcaaacaaattccctgtacagtttatttttctttttacaagctTTTTGTATGCCCTTAGTGATCCATGACTGATCTATacgtttgttttattattttatttttatcatcatGAAGGTCTTTAAGAATATTTCATAACTTTATCAACATCACTTTCTTTATATACATTTTCACAATTCTGCTTTAGTAAATCATTCTTGAAAGCAGTTACAGTTTCCTTAGTCCTCATTCGTCTGTATTTAGGTTATTCTTCTGGTTGATTTCTTTTATAGTCACTGTCATACACTGCCTAATTGGAAGGAGGTCGCTGATGTCAGTGATTAAGTCTGCTCATAGTGTTGTTTTCCATGTCGTTTGTGAATATATTGTTGATTAAGGTGGCGCTGTGGGCAGTGATTCTGCTGGGCCTGTTGATTTTGGGATAGAAGCTCAAAGTGTTCAATGTATTTGATGTAACCTCCCGCATGAAAGGGTTTGGTTTTATATCGGatgttttctgtctgttctctggGCTTTATACTGTAtttatgtgaaaaagaaagtctgCATGACTGTGTATGAATTTGTCTGTCATTATGTGCTTTGTTGGATTTAGCAAGTCAATGTTAGAATCACCATGGATGAAAATTACTTTCATTCATTGAATATTTGGATACTTGAGCCTGgtgctctatatatatataaacagctGATTATAAGTTTTGCACAGTCTACATACAGTCCAGCACCTTATAATTGAAGTTTCTGTCTACATACACTGCTACTCCTCCTCCACTCTTGTTCCGTCTGTTAACACAGTTAAGTTCATACCCATCCAATTCAAAGTCCAGTCCTTTCTCTGCATTAATCCATGTTTCCGATATGGCTATCATATTGAAAGGGTTTATGAATTCACTTAGATAATCCAGTGCAATTATTTATGCACTGTCCTTCCAGGGCTgccggtgtggtggttagcaccgtcgcctcacagcaggagggttccaggtttgatCCCCACCCGGgatctgtgtggagtctgcatgttctccccgtgtatgcgtgggttctctctgggtactccggcttcctcccactgtccaaaaacacgCGTTAGGTTCATTGacgtctctaaaattgtccctaggagtgagtgtggttgtgtgtccctgtgatggactgacggcctgtccagggtgtaccccacctctcgcccgctgggataggctccagccccctgcgacccgacagttggattaagcgggtatagaaggtggatggatggacggcaCTGTCCTAATAGTTTGGTTGAACTGATCATTTGTatagtagcagcagtgattgTTAATGTTGGAGAAGAAATGATTCTCTGGGTCTATGTCATTTTCCAAGTCGAGCAGATTTTGGTCTGTGCTTTAAAACGTTTTCAGTTCAAGTTTATCCAGAGCGGAGATCCAGTGAATCACATCGTTACTGATGCCAGATGTCTGAAGAATGTCTGAACTTATGGAGTTCCTCAACGCTTCTGCTCACCAACACTTTGGATTGTTCCGGCGGCCCGTTGAGCTTAATGCAcacttcactttttttttaaatagtgtgCCTTAGTGGCGATGTCAGTCTTTCATTTAGTCAGATGTTCATTTATGAATGAAGGTgggatttatttctttttcttcggCATTGTGGAATGCAACACAACAGCGCATGCAGCCGTGCACGTGAATTTGTTGTGATGCTTAGAAGGCCAGAAAAAAACATCCAGAAGCGACTGAAAATGTCAAGAGAAATGTTATGGTGATGTTACCGGACCAATAAACAGAAAGCTTCTGCATTTTCATATATAATGATATATGTgataaacagacacaaaaaagttattttttatcataacaGTTTACTTTTTCTGAGATTTTTGAATGTGCCCAATGTGTGAAATCAACACGTGTGTGAAGTAATACAAATCGTATGTATTACAGTGCCATGTGCTGAAAGTTAGCAGAGAATCTTTTGAAAGGCTGCAAAATTCCAAGACACTGTGGCCAACTGTGGCTTCGTCTGTGAGGCAGAGACAGTAACATTAAGATTataatttacatttacatctcTGATAAAAAACAAATGCATATGAACATGCTGCTGTGTTGTGTATTTCTCATTAGCCACTAAAGGAACACTAAAGCAAATGTCTGGAATATGTAAACCCAATtcattatgggtgccaatgccaaaggcattAGGCAAACATATTACTCTTGTAAATACTTATTATTCTctatcattttaaaaatgataataaatgatcttaaagaaaaaaagttaaaaaatgaCTGTAGGATCCCATCCCACGGGTGCTCCAGGGCAGGGAATCTGCATAATAAACGTCAGTGTACTTCATAAAGTGTCACAGCACACAGTAGGAGTCAGGGCTCTGTACAGTAGACAAGACAGACGAAAACATATTTCAACTGTGCTGATATTTCAGAAAGCTAGTTTGAGAAATGTTAGAATTAGACTTGCGGATTAAGCTAATATGGCATATAATACTATTGATGCACAGACATATCATGCCAATATTTGcagactttctttttcacataaaTACAGTATAAAGCcaagagaacagacagaaaccATCCGATATAAAACCAAACCCTTTCATGCGGGAGGTTACATCAAATTATTTGGAAACATGAACTTGTATGAACtacatgaataaagtatttttctattctattctattctattctattctattctattctattctagtaTTCAGACATTACGACATTACAAAAGCTTTCAGTCCGTTGGCTCTTTTTGTGATACGGTATGATTGCTTGCAGCAATAAAGAAACAGCAGCCCATCGAAGTTTCAAATCAAAAGCAGCTCTCTTGCCCAAATTCTTGCGATAttgatacaaaaacattttttagaaTGATTTCTAACTCTCTGTGGTTTTAAACTCTACACGTGAGAAAGTCTTATGTTCATTAATTGTTACGAAGGTAACTCACTGATTTAGTGTCAGTGAATGATAGTTCTACAGTTTATACAGTCTAAAGACCGCCACCAAGCATCATGGTGCTGCCCAAAAGAATCAAAAGGACGCACGTACAGTGTTCACGTGTGTCAAAATGTCAAAGGACCTTTGATGATGGTAAAGCAAATGTGTTGAAAGGAATGTGGCTTCAGCAGCACACAGGGCACTGCTTTCCTTCACATAGAGCTCTCATTAGATCATGAGTTATGCTGATGGCTCGGTCCTGCTTCGTGTCAGCACCTCTTTCTCTATCTCTTTCTCAGTTGTTGATGCAGTTCACATGAAGGGAGTTCTTCTTACAGAGAGCTTACACTCAAATCAACAAATCATGAGTCGAGTATCTTGAAATTCTGAGCTGTACGTTGCCTGAAAAAAGTGAGAAGACATTCCTGTCGCTGACAAAGAGGTTTCAGTAAGCTGAGGTACGCCCTAATCAAATTTACGTTCAGTCACACGTGTTTTTGTATAAATCAccataaaaaaatttaatgtaCACTGTTTGTATTTGTTAACAGTTTTCTAATGAGAGctttttttacatgttatttTACTGGCGTTCCAGCCCGCAGTCAGCCTCCACTCATGTCAATAAGGAATGAAAATGGACTTTTTAAACATGTCGGGAGCAATGCAGTCAACTGCAGCGAATACCGAGTTGACTATATTGTGTTTCCCATCACatacaaagaaatgtaaaacaatGAACACCTTGAATAATTTAGAATACAATCCAAGAAACTAAAACACAAGAAAATGTTCTATTAAATGATTGACAACAATTTGCTATTTGCAGTAAATGAACATAGCATGTTTCAACGCTTGAATGGAACCTTGTCTCCTAGACACTATGATGGTATGATACTAttacatttaaagggatagttcgcctcttttgacatgaagctgtatgacatcccatatcagcaacatcatttctgaacatcttcttaccccctgctgcgtcctgtgagccgagttccagcctcgttttggtgttgatgaaggtagtccggctagttggctggggtttaaaaaataaagcgtcttgcttctcaaaacaatatgcgttcaaaagagtaatacatttgcatcacaaaatcgttctcgatgaaaaagtcagacctcccatcgcttggcgctatttttgcctcccttcatatcaatgcgtccaatgtaaactgtgcagaccgaagagcagaccgagcactcccctgcttccgagcagcaaacaccgtaacaggcgcggctatcgctaggtggctgtacactggtgatatgaagggaggcaaaaatagcaccaagcgatgtgaggtctgactttttcatcgagaacgattttgtgatgcaaatgtattactcttttgaacgcatattgttttgagaagcaagacgctttatttttctagccccagccaactagccggactaccttcgtcaacgccaaaacgaggctggaactcggctcacaggactcagcggggggtaagaaaatgttcataaatgatattgctaatatgggatgtcatacagcttcatgtcaaaagaggcgaactgtccctttaaggccaATTTAACTGATATCTGTATCAAGTTTactcaacaaaaaaataattgaaGAGTGTTACACTCTTGTAAAACACAAATACAACTAGCGGAGGTTCAGTTGGTTTTTAACACCAAAATCACCAAACGAACATCcctcttgaaaaaaaaagtttaaaaaaatcaaacaaaatcaaCTGATTTCTGATTTCTCTCAAATTATTTTTGCTATTGTGAAATACGATTGGTTGTATGGAATAAGCATTCTGTACGAGCCAAATTAAATAATTATGCTATGTGAAGTGCAAAATGATCCATACAAGAATCAACAAAGGTTGTAGGATGTTGCAGTATATGCCATTTATTGTGAAGTTAACGACAACATGAGCACTGACGACATTGGACACAGTTAATAAGAATGAACAACACCTAAAAAGTCCTCACTTTGCTCCTGCTCAGACTTCAGCTTTTTATAGGAATGAGAGAGCAGAAATGAACTGCTGCTGGAGCCAACCATAtctgtaaagaaaagaaaagaacatttcATATCTTCACTTCAAAATGGATCATTTATAAAAGCAGCAAAATGGATCTCACTTCTCCAGTCTTTTAAGCAGTTTTACTCTGCTGAAATATTGTAGTGTGTGTTTATTAAAGGCAAAGTTTACACCAAAGGTCCCGGACTCAGGTTTAACAGTCCAAGTTTTTAGTCAAAGCTTTAATGGTGCATTTAAGGGCAGGGAAGGCACATTGAAATTTATGTTATCTGACTATCCACATAAAACCCCCGTCAATCTCATTATAAAGAAGTCACGTTTAAGCCCCCTTCTGGAGCACATGTAAACCAAGCTGCGTATGTATCTCCAGTGAGAGAAGCTGGGCATTAAAGTCCATCTGGAAGTCATTGAGCAAAGATCTGGCTGCTCCCCTCTCCCCTGCGTCGCATTGCCCTTCTGTACTGTCGTTCCATAATCCCACCTAACAGCCGCCTGGGCTTGGCCGGTCCACTTCAACATACTGATTAAATTGGCCTTCTTGTAAAAATAGAAGACAAAAAAGGCTTGGTTTTTGGGACAAGCCACTCCAAAAAGACACTTTAAATATCTGAGGGATTTAATATCAAGTCCATTAAGGCTTTTCTGGAGCCCTGTAAATAGTCAATTAGTGGATCATTCTGATTTGATCCACATGCAGAAAGATCTGCAGTGCAAAGAGTGAGGATAGTCTGGGAGTCTGTGCATTTCACACCCACATGGGATGAATTCACAAACCAACATTCACATTAGTTGAGAAGGAAAAGTTTAACATGTTAAGGTGTTTCAAGTCTTTTTTATTATATGCTTTCATAAAAAATCCTTCATTCTGTACTGGGAGCCGAGGAACACaacactaaaagaaaaaatcaaagtcttaccaagtatatttgtcttatttctagtcaaaatatctcattacacttaatataagacacaactgcctaacaagtactatttcagccagatatagggacttgtttgaagacaatacatctggaatatcttgttaaatgaaaaagtcttgaaaacaaattgttttgagtcggatttcatatgaaacaagctttttttgaggtttttaagctaatttcaagatcacttttatctcaaaagtcctaaatatcacatcttatttcaagaaatcttgacaagccgattttcactagtcccattggcagattttttgcttatttcaagcaaaaacatcttgtatttgttgtttttttacttatttttggataAGTAAGCAtaagcattttttccagtgcactgcTCAGAGGAGTGGGAGGTTTGAGTACTGGGCCAAACGGTTCGGTGTCGGTGCAGAGCTCCGGCGGAGGACATTATACTCTTGGTGTCTCTTGATCAAACATACAGCTGGCTGTAGCTTAACTAGTTTGGTTAAACTAGTTTGGTCTGGTTGCACACTGTTGTTATTTGTGTGTGTCATCTTATGGcaattcagtttaattcaataatactttattagtCCAGAAGCGATCAATTATTTTTAAGAGATTCCATCATTATAATTAgatgataataaataaaataaaataaaaaatagctaAGAAACATTTTGAAAGTTTGGAAAATGTAGCGAAGAAAAAGGGTGTTGTTTCAGTAGTACACGAACGtcatcagcaggtaacacaggtgaactctcacAGGAGCCAACATGGACAGGAAGGTTTATGTttacgcttttatccaaagcgacttgcaCTCATGTCCCAGGTGGGCAGGTAGCAGAacggggtcttgcctaaggactcCTACTGTACCTTTCATGTGGGTCAGGATTTGAATGccagtcacccacatgaaagctGCCACTAGAATAAAGATGAGCAGAAAAGTGTTCGAGTtattcctgcagccatgtctcagtgaaaaaaaagtttcctttccTGATATGTTGTGTTCTCATTGCGGCTCCAAGATTGTGATCTTACACTTCCTGCTTTTTCTTAGTTGAATCCTGCTCTGATGACATCTCCTCTACAACTCGTCTGCATCTGGGGTCTTATTCTAGGCATCACTTGATTGTTGGAAAGTTCAATCGGCTGCTCCCACATGCAAAAAACTGTCCCTTTCCCATCGTTATGCTTCATAACAGATTTACAGCAGAAATCTACCCAGCAGCACAGGATCCAAAAAGGCATAGTTTTgaaaaatctgtgtttttacagcaaaaagctcATTGGAAAGGGCAAAGACAGACACAATGTCCAGAGCTTCTGCAGCAGGCTGCCACCAGTGACGtgcctttttttcatttaacctGATACTCAGCTTCACTCTGGCTGACCACCAGCCTGTTTTGGTCTGGAATTCGGTTTTTCCTTTCTGTATCTTCATGATTATTCACTGACTTAATCTGCTTTGTTTGATGCAGATTATCTGGATTTCCTGGTTCCAACAAAGAATGAACCAGGAATGAACTTTGGCATTTTGCAGGTGGATGTGCTGCATTTGGGATGAGACTCAGCACTTCTGAGGCATTGGTTTCCTGTCAAAAAAATGGTCATTATTCACTGTAGATTTGCAATGGATTGTTGCCAAAAGTGAAGGAGTTTAAGTAACttggaaagaggaaaaaagatcCCATTGATAGAGCGTGTGGTTTCACCAGGTCCCAACCCAACTAACACCATATGAGCAGCTTTGAACAACAAATGAAGGAGCAGTCCACCGAGACACTTCCAGAGGTTAGTGCTGTAGAGTCATTGCCAAGGGACATTAAGGCTGTTTTGGCAGCACAAGAATGTCCAGTAACATGGCAGCACACCTGGCCGACGTAAGCTAAGATACATTACTGTacatgcaaaaagaaaaatcaaactgCCCAAGCAGTACAATGCCAAACAATACCAAAGAGGGACAGATATCAGCCCAAAACATCTTAAAATCAAGCCAAGATATCTGCACTTTACAACAGTGGTGAGGGCA encodes:
- the tbx4 gene encoding T-box transcription factor TBX4; translated protein: MLQEKASAVTDEHMSRVQADGETDLLADQSQRGLSQAPTDPSSNGPDQNIENIKVVLHERELWKRFHEAGTEMIITKAGRRMFPSYKVKVTGMNPKTKYILLIDIVPADDHRYKFCDNKWMVAGKAEPAMPGRLYVHPDSPATGAHWMRQLISFQKLKLTNNHLDPFGHIILNSMHKYQPRLHIVKADENNAFGSKNTAYCTHVFHETTFISVTSYQNHKITQLKIENNPFAKGFRGSEEGDLRVSRLQGKEYPVISKNLVRQRIISSHSHLAGKLRAGVFTGHPQVLSSYQYETGVPLSNSESQDPMSNHFPQSRDPSLMYHCFKHRDNTRHLELGCKRPYLESSSVVSDEHYFHSPPSYESPLLSHPYCTEAITSREACMYSSMEAESGSGAVDTDDLTNSTSVNCNMWATVQPFPRYSVDGVPYQPFTAHFTNSTPVTPMVPHSTSSIVSRPQADLGVYNSATVQRGLSIIPPSTSSSCGSSAVPGSRHRLDHPSLYNKRPGSPLRPERHFSAYSTQGTISIRDSSYQYQVGLGSTGSHWTDSECGRVFSNV